One window of Gemmatimonadaceae bacterium genomic DNA carries:
- a CDS encoding M20/M25/M40 family metallo-hydrolase translates to MVSILRTLRISVLTLAAVSTVSVGATAQSLAIPSNHPKVAAALAGIRADNAWTLDQQASICEIAAPPFKEAMRAAEYKRRFETLGFKDVRIDTEGNVIATRPGKGKGPTVMIAGHLDTVFPEGTGVKVTRQGTLMKGPGIADNCRGLAVVLQVAKALSVAGVETDGTIMFVGNVGEEGPGNLRGVRHLLMKEFPGKIDYFISVDGAGLGVTSRAVGSHRYRVTYRGPGGHSYGAFGIPNPIHALGRAIAKISDLQVPARPRTTFNVGMVSGGTSVNSISETGVMEVDMRSESSEELGKIDTQIRGAIDTALVEENTRWPGQRGRLAVTVDTMGIRPTGAQSDDAVIVRTALAAGKALGFSEPTGASSTDANLPISMGIPAITIDGGGRGRGSHSLAEDYDDTATGYLGPQWAALIVTALAGVRK, encoded by the coding sequence GTATCCGTCGGCGCCACTGCACAATCGCTCGCGATTCCCAGTAATCATCCCAAGGTCGCCGCAGCGCTCGCCGGGATCCGCGCCGATAACGCATGGACGCTCGATCAGCAGGCGTCCATCTGCGAGATCGCGGCGCCTCCGTTCAAGGAGGCAATGCGAGCCGCCGAGTACAAGCGAAGGTTCGAGACGCTGGGCTTCAAGGACGTGCGCATTGACACCGAAGGGAACGTCATCGCCACGCGTCCTGGCAAGGGGAAAGGACCGACGGTGATGATCGCCGGGCATCTCGACACCGTCTTCCCGGAAGGCACGGGCGTGAAGGTGACGCGGCAAGGTACTCTGATGAAAGGCCCGGGCATCGCTGACAACTGTCGCGGGCTCGCGGTTGTACTCCAGGTCGCGAAGGCGCTCAGTGTGGCCGGCGTCGAAACCGATGGCACGATCATGTTCGTCGGCAACGTCGGCGAAGAGGGACCCGGCAATCTCCGCGGGGTGCGACATCTCCTCATGAAGGAATTCCCGGGGAAGATTGACTACTTCATCTCGGTTGACGGCGCCGGGCTCGGCGTCACGAGCCGAGCCGTGGGAAGCCATCGCTATCGTGTCACGTACAGGGGTCCGGGCGGTCACAGCTACGGCGCGTTTGGAATTCCGAATCCGATCCATGCCCTCGGCCGCGCGATCGCGAAGATCTCCGATCTCCAGGTGCCCGCTCGTCCGCGAACGACGTTCAATGTCGGAATGGTCTCGGGCGGGACATCGGTCAACAGCATCTCCGAGACAGGTGTGATGGAAGTGGACATGCGCTCCGAATCATCGGAAGAGCTTGGTAAGATCGACACGCAGATCCGCGGCGCGATTGACACCGCGCTGGTCGAGGAGAATACGCGCTGGCCGGGTCAGCGCGGACGGCTCGCGGTCACAGTTGACACGATGGGTATCCGACCCACGGGTGCTCAGTCAGATGATGCCGTCATCGTGCGGACCGCGCTCGCCGCAGGAAAAGCGCTCGGGTTCAGCGAGCCGACCGGCGCATCGAGCACGGACGCGAATCTTCCTATAAGCATGGGCATTCCGGCAATCACAATTGACGGCGGCGGGCGAGGGAGGGGCTCTCACTCACTCGCCGAGGATTACGACGACACCGCGACAGGATACCTGGGACCGCAGTGGGCGGCGCTCATCGTGACGGCGTTGGCGGGAGTAAGGAAGTAG
- a CDS encoding DUF4230 domain-containing protein, translating to MPKRLRGNETRVTQDVVIQQMQAVARLVSTEATIRDVVVYENTWYGSTKRSLVVVTGRLLAGIDLADKPDIAIDHGARRISIRIPPAKLLGVEITDMKTYDESGGLWNPFRPSDRDAIQRQVRAQLTVSGRQIDLLRHANQSATQMLRMLLARDGYTVDVTTRGTPAGPFVDHVQNLNR from the coding sequence ATGCCAAAGCGCCTCAGAGGCAACGAAACGCGAGTGACGCAGGACGTCGTCATTCAGCAGATGCAGGCTGTCGCCAGGCTCGTTTCGACTGAAGCAACGATTCGGGACGTGGTGGTCTACGAGAATACGTGGTACGGATCCACGAAGCGGTCACTCGTTGTCGTGACGGGACGGCTACTCGCGGGGATAGATCTCGCCGACAAGCCGGACATCGCCATAGACCATGGCGCGCGGCGAATATCCATCCGGATACCGCCGGCGAAACTGCTGGGCGTGGAAATCACGGACATGAAGACGTATGACGAGAGTGGCGGACTGTGGAATCCGTTCCGTCCTTCCGACAGGGATGCGATCCAGCGCCAGGTGAGAGCGCAGCTCACCGTGTCGGGCCGGCAGATAGACCTCCTGCGTCACGCAAACCAAAGCGCGACGCAGATGCTTCGCATGCTCCTGGCGAGAGACGGGTATACGGTTGATGTCACGACCCGTGGAACACCGGCGGGGCCCTTCGTGGACCACGTTCAGAATCTGAACAGGTAG
- a CDS encoding DUF5916 domain-containing protein, with translation MLLTALLTVALLSDSGAIYDGRANHLQVDIPRIDSTVTVDGVLDESAWSHAARLTGFSQYQPVDGRPAEEPTEVLVWYSADAIYFGIRAREIHGTVVRATRANRDDIASEDHIQILLDTENGRQLAFLFGVNALGVQQDGTRSAQFAGGAGGASATGGGFRNINPLEGTVDLNPDYVFESKGRLVPGGYEVEIRIPFKSLRYQDTQVQTWGLHILRRIQHSGYQDTWAPAIRANANFLAQSGILEGLHDMKRGLVLEATPTMTARVDGSPGAGSGRDYRGQSEVGADVKWGLRQNLTLNATLNPDFSQVEADVGQVLLNERFALFYPEKRPFFLDGLELFDTPNQLIYTRRIAAPTGGLKLAGKLASMNVAAMMVQDDRENSWSGSDHPLFGIARLRRDFGRNYTLGSVLTAREDGDDYSRLAGADFRFYHSKLYFVQLQAAQSWTDSLGTSSNGSLLQADWDRTGRAWGFHYTLRGVEPDFGAAAGFVNRTGVVEARVFNRLSFYGAKGALVQTYGTFIGLQRTWAYIARRPLIETSESITPSATLRGGWQLSGAVTRSSFAYTPANYSGYSILRPRSAATDTIGFTVPSIERDQLGGSFRVTTPTLRFVSATASITRGSTPIFREAAPGRSTRLDGAIDLRPTTALRSSIQFSRLVLDRSNDDSRFSTEAIPRIKMEYQMTPSIFFRLVGQYAARSRSSLEDRYGNSILVNGVRDTGGTSNELSMDWLFSYRPMPGTLVYLGYGSTMEEPREFRFQDLQRTRDGFFGKVSYLFRF, from the coding sequence ATGCTCCTGACCGCCCTGCTGACAGTAGCGCTGCTCTCCGATTCGGGAGCCATTTACGACGGCCGCGCGAACCATCTCCAGGTGGATATACCGCGGATTGACTCCACTGTGACCGTGGACGGCGTACTCGATGAGTCTGCCTGGTCACACGCCGCGCGACTCACTGGCTTCTCTCAGTACCAGCCGGTAGACGGCCGGCCGGCAGAAGAGCCGACGGAAGTACTCGTGTGGTACTCCGCCGACGCCATCTATTTCGGAATTCGTGCCCGCGAGATCCATGGCACCGTCGTGCGCGCGACACGTGCCAACCGCGACGACATCGCGAGCGAGGATCACATTCAGATTCTCCTCGATACCGAGAACGGCCGCCAGCTCGCGTTCCTCTTCGGAGTGAACGCGCTCGGCGTTCAGCAGGACGGTACGCGCAGCGCCCAGTTCGCCGGTGGCGCTGGCGGAGCGTCGGCGACTGGTGGCGGATTCCGCAACATCAATCCGCTCGAAGGCACGGTGGATCTCAATCCCGACTACGTGTTCGAATCGAAAGGCCGGCTTGTCCCCGGTGGCTACGAAGTCGAGATACGCATTCCGTTCAAGAGTCTCAGATATCAGGACACGCAGGTTCAGACGTGGGGCCTCCACATTCTCCGGCGAATCCAGCACTCCGGCTATCAGGACACGTGGGCACCTGCGATTCGCGCCAATGCAAACTTTCTCGCGCAATCCGGCATTCTCGAAGGTTTACACGACATGAAACGCGGTCTCGTCCTTGAGGCCACGCCGACGATGACCGCACGCGTGGACGGCAGTCCGGGCGCTGGCTCCGGCCGTGACTACCGCGGCCAGAGCGAAGTCGGGGCCGACGTGAAATGGGGTCTGAGACAGAACCTGACTCTCAACGCCACGCTCAATCCCGACTTCTCACAGGTCGAAGCCGACGTCGGCCAGGTTCTTCTGAACGAGCGCTTCGCTCTCTTCTATCCTGAGAAGCGCCCGTTCTTCCTCGACGGGCTCGAGCTGTTCGACACGCCGAACCAGCTCATCTACACGCGCCGCATCGCCGCCCCCACCGGTGGCCTCAAGCTCGCCGGGAAACTCGCCAGCATGAATGTCGCTGCCATGATGGTGCAGGACGATCGTGAAAATTCGTGGAGCGGCTCGGACCATCCGCTGTTCGGCATCGCGCGACTGCGCCGCGATTTCGGCCGGAACTACACTCTCGGATCGGTGCTGACCGCGCGCGAGGACGGCGACGATTATTCGCGTCTCGCCGGCGCGGATTTCCGGTTCTATCACTCCAAGCTGTACTTCGTCCAGCTTCAGGCGGCACAGTCATGGACCGACAGCCTCGGCACCAGCAGCAATGGCTCGCTTCTCCAGGCGGATTGGGATCGCACCGGGCGCGCATGGGGATTTCACTACACTCTGCGCGGCGTAGAGCCCGATTTCGGCGCCGCCGCCGGCTTCGTCAACCGCACCGGTGTTGTCGAAGCGAGAGTCTTCAACCGGTTGAGCTTCTACGGCGCAAAGGGCGCTCTCGTCCAGACCTACGGCACGTTCATCGGATTACAGCGCACATGGGCCTACATCGCGCGACGCCCGCTTATCGAAACCAGCGAGTCTATCACACCGAGCGCAACGCTGCGCGGAGGGTGGCAGCTGAGCGGGGCTGTCACGCGCAGCTCGTTTGCGTACACTCCCGCGAATTACAGCGGCTACAGCATTCTCCGTCCGCGCAGTGCCGCGACAGACACCATCGGGTTCACGGTGCCAAGCATCGAGCGGGATCAGCTCGGTGGATCGTTCCGCGTAACGACACCCACTCTTCGCTTCGTGAGCGCGACGGCAAGCATCACGCGGGGCAGCACGCCGATCTTCCGCGAAGCCGCTCCCGGTCGCAGCACAAGATTGGATGGCGCAATCGATCTCCGGCCCACGACTGCGCTCCGCAGCTCGATCCAGTTCTCGCGCCTCGTGCTCGATCGCTCGAATGACGACTCACGTTTCTCAACCGAGGCCATTCCGCGCATCAAGATGGAATACCAGATGACGCCGTCCATCTTCTTCCGGCTCGTCGGTCAGTACGCGGCCAGATCGCGGTCATCCCTCGAAGACCGGTACGGAAATTCCATTCTCGTCAACGGAGTGCGCGACACGGGGGGCACGAGCAATGAGCTCTCCATGGACTGGCTCTTCAGCTATCGCCCGATGCCCGGCACACTCGTTTACCTCGGCTACGGCTCGACGATGGAGGAGCCACGCGAGTTCCGTTTCCAGGATCTGCAGCGGACACGCGACGGATTCTTTGGAAAGGTGAGCTACCTGTTCAGATTCTGA
- a CDS encoding dienelactone hydrolase family protein, translated as MTTLALERPIDLTVNIETAGTVVEGDWTIPLHPHGVILVINGPGSSRLGRRNREVAQQMYDKGFATLLVDLLTVDEEREDALTGALRLDVELLAERVKAATHWVKEVSELRDLPRGYLASGVGSAAALVAAAREPDLVKAIVSRGGRPDLAGVSLHNVTTPTLLIVGGSDPSVCQLNRWALRRLKGEKELAIIPGANHLFEEAGTLEAMCKLASRWFDDHMSPLGRSGQRHHLFGRPWTPVLSTTERAGG; from the coding sequence ATGACTACGCTTGCGCTGGAAAGACCGATCGATCTGACGGTCAACATCGAGACGGCAGGAACCGTGGTGGAAGGCGACTGGACGATCCCGCTTCATCCGCACGGAGTGATTCTCGTGATCAACGGGCCCGGCAGCAGCCGGCTTGGCCGGCGGAACAGGGAAGTGGCGCAACAGATGTACGACAAGGGTTTTGCCACACTCCTGGTTGACCTTCTCACCGTGGACGAAGAACGAGAGGACGCCCTCACAGGCGCGCTGCGACTGGATGTCGAGTTGCTTGCCGAAAGGGTGAAGGCGGCGACTCACTGGGTGAAGGAGGTATCCGAGCTGCGGGATCTCCCGCGGGGCTACCTGGCCTCTGGCGTAGGAAGCGCCGCGGCGCTCGTCGCAGCAGCGCGTGAGCCGGATCTCGTCAAGGCGATAGTGTCACGGGGGGGAAGGCCCGACCTTGCCGGAGTGAGCCTGCACAACGTCACGACACCCACCCTGCTGATCGTGGGTGGATCAGACCCGAGTGTCTGCCAGCTCAATCGTTGGGCGCTGAGACGCCTGAAGGGCGAGAAAGAGCTCGCAATTATTCCGGGAGCCAATCATCTCTTCGAGGAGGCTGGAACACTCGAGGCGATGTGCAAGCTGGCGAGTCGCTGGTTTGACGACCATATGTCCCCACTCGGCCGGTCCGGGCAGCGCCACCATCTATTCGGACGGCCATGGACTCCCGTCCTCTCCACCACTGAAAGAGCCGGAGGCTAG
- a CDS encoding isoprenylcysteine carboxylmethyltransferase family protein, with product MGAESNPRGPDVRVPPPFLFIAGLIVAWLLDTRVFPLRFSGSGPSPAPLQIAGVLLIALGLLCVASGMITFARAHTAIIPRKPASRLVDTGPYRYTRNPMYTGLSVAYAGGALLMNSVWALLLFPLVLITLHLFVIRREERYLSSAFGDEYEAYRRRVRRWI from the coding sequence ATGGGAGCAGAGTCGAATCCGAGGGGGCCCGATGTGAGAGTTCCGCCCCCCTTCCTCTTCATCGCGGGACTCATCGTTGCGTGGCTTCTCGACACGCGTGTCTTCCCGCTTCGATTCAGCGGGAGCGGCCCATCGCCTGCTCCGTTGCAGATAGCGGGCGTTCTGCTGATCGCGCTGGGGCTCCTCTGCGTGGCTTCCGGAATGATCACGTTCGCGCGCGCGCATACCGCCATCATCCCGAGGAAGCCCGCGTCCCGTCTCGTTGATACCGGTCCATACAGGTACACGCGTAACCCGATGTACACAGGACTGTCGGTTGCCTACGCCGGCGGCGCGCTCCTCATGAACTCGGTCTGGGCGCTTCTGCTGTTTCCGCTCGTGCTCATCACGCTCCACCTGTTCGTCATCCGGCGAGAGGAGAGATACCTCTCGAGCGCGTTCGGTGACGAGTACGAAGCCTACCGCCGCCGGGTGAGACGCTGGATCTAG
- a CDS encoding DUF3037 domain-containing protein codes for MTAARKGRTAPDAGDSRGWIAYNFAVLRAVPHVHIGAFAPVGIVLHARTTEFLGVRVITDTDELRARAGEADVEMLSRYLESCHAIGMGEMTAGPIAFAPPSERFHWLTAPRSDVIQSGPVHEGLCEDPATELGRLFMEIVQRTGTG; via the coding sequence ATGACGGCCGCAAGGAAGGGGCGCACTGCGCCTGATGCTGGTGATTCGCGAGGCTGGATCGCGTACAACTTCGCGGTCCTGCGCGCGGTGCCGCACGTGCACATCGGCGCTTTCGCTCCTGTCGGGATCGTTCTTCACGCGCGCACGACCGAGTTCCTCGGTGTTCGTGTGATCACCGATACGGACGAGCTCAGGGCGAGGGCGGGTGAGGCAGACGTCGAGATGCTATCCCGATACCTCGAATCGTGCCATGCGATCGGGATGGGAGAGATGACGGCGGGGCCGATCGCGTTCGCCCCTCCGTCGGAGCGCTTTCACTGGCTGACCGCACCAAGGTCGGATGTGATTCAGAGCGGACCGGTGCACGAGGGATTGTGCGAGGATCCAGCGACGGAGCTCGGCCGGCTGTTCATGGAGATCGTGCAGCGGACCGGGACCGGCTGA
- a CDS encoding protein kinase, with protein sequence MQANSALPVERLRESLSQVYTIDRELGRGGMATVYLAQDIKHDRVVALKVLHPDLAASLGPDRFLREIRLAARLNHPHILPLFDSGDADGMLYYVMPYVEGESLRERLDREQQLPVEEAVHHGRAIASALDYAHRQNIVHRDIKPENVMIYEGEAMVMDFGIAKAVSAAGSETLTQTGMMVGTPAYVSPEQAAGETNLDGRSDQYSLACVIYEMLSGERPFNGASPQAIMAKRFSETPRPLRALRSAVPENVEKAVARAMATEASARFNTSAMFAQALASGSLVTPTDSQTLPKTVVSAAKSVAVLPFANMSNDPDNEYFTDGMAEEIINALTKIQSLRVASRTSSFAFKGKNEDIGEIGKKLKVSTVLEGSVRKMGNKLRISAQLVNAADGSNLWSERYDRELEDVFAIQDDISQAIVKALRLILTEGEKKQIEKARAVNVQAYDYYLRGRQYFHQLRRKSLEYAKQMFNKAIDIDPDYARAHAGVADCYSLLYTYFDAREFNLRQADIASNKALDLEPELAEAHVARGLAVSLSKHFDEAEREFDTAMRLDPKLFEAAYWFARSRLSQGMYEEAVKLLERAAAMRPEDYQTAGFLGQALTALGKHEEAAASYRRQVKLIDVHLELNPDDPRACILGAVANAIIKDKERAVQFAKQAMQVDPDDPMLLYNVACTYAQLGMPEESLDALERSVEKGWGDPNWIEHDSDLDSIRDAPRYKAIVQAM encoded by the coding sequence ATGCAGGCCAACTCGGCACTTCCAGTAGAACGGCTTCGTGAGTCGCTCTCGCAGGTCTATACGATCGACCGCGAGCTTGGCCGCGGCGGGATGGCTACTGTGTATCTCGCGCAGGACATCAAGCATGACCGGGTGGTCGCGCTCAAGGTGCTTCATCCGGATCTGGCGGCGTCACTTGGGCCTGATCGGTTTCTCCGCGAGATCCGCCTTGCTGCCCGTCTCAATCATCCGCACATCCTTCCGCTGTTCGACTCTGGCGACGCGGACGGCATGCTGTACTACGTCATGCCGTATGTAGAGGGCGAATCACTGCGCGAGCGGCTGGATCGCGAGCAGCAGCTTCCGGTGGAAGAGGCAGTGCATCACGGGCGAGCCATTGCGTCGGCGCTCGACTACGCGCACCGGCAGAACATCGTCCATCGGGACATCAAGCCCGAGAACGTGATGATTTACGAAGGCGAAGCAATGGTGATGGATTTCGGGATCGCCAAAGCCGTAAGCGCTGCCGGCTCCGAAACTCTCACGCAGACCGGGATGATGGTGGGTACGCCTGCGTACGTGAGCCCGGAGCAGGCGGCGGGGGAGACCAATCTCGACGGCCGGAGCGATCAGTACAGTCTCGCCTGCGTGATCTACGAGATGCTCTCCGGTGAGCGGCCGTTCAACGGCGCCTCCCCCCAGGCAATAATGGCGAAGCGGTTTTCCGAGACACCACGCCCGCTGCGCGCACTGCGCAGTGCGGTTCCGGAAAACGTCGAGAAGGCGGTAGCTCGCGCGATGGCGACCGAGGCTTCGGCTCGCTTCAACACCTCGGCGATGTTCGCACAGGCCCTTGCATCGGGCAGCCTCGTCACGCCCACCGACAGTCAGACCCTGCCCAAGACCGTGGTGTCGGCAGCGAAGTCGGTCGCCGTGCTTCCGTTCGCGAACATGAGCAACGACCCCGACAACGAGTACTTCACGGACGGGATGGCGGAAGAGATCATCAACGCCCTGACCAAGATTCAGTCGCTTCGCGTGGCGTCGAGAACTTCCTCGTTTGCGTTCAAGGGCAAGAACGAGGACATCGGCGAGATCGGCAAGAAGCTCAAGGTCTCCACGGTTCTCGAGGGCAGCGTCCGCAAGATGGGGAACAAGCTTCGCATCAGTGCGCAGCTAGTGAACGCCGCCGACGGTTCGAACCTCTGGTCAGAGCGGTACGACCGCGAGCTGGAAGATGTCTTCGCCATTCAGGACGACATTTCGCAGGCGATCGTAAAGGCGCTTCGTTTGATTCTCACCGAGGGTGAGAAGAAACAGATCGAGAAGGCGCGGGCGGTTAACGTACAGGCGTACGACTACTACCTCCGCGGCCGGCAGTACTTCCATCAGCTTCGCAGGAAGAGCCTCGAGTACGCAAAGCAGATGTTCAACAAGGCGATTGACATAGATCCCGACTACGCGCGCGCCCACGCTGGGGTCGCTGACTGCTACTCGCTGTTGTACACCTATTTCGACGCCCGCGAGTTCAACCTGAGACAGGCTGACATTGCGAGTAACAAAGCGCTCGACCTCGAGCCGGAACTGGCAGAAGCACATGTTGCACGAGGCCTTGCCGTTTCGCTCAGCAAGCACTTCGATGAAGCAGAGCGTGAGTTCGACACGGCGATGCGGCTCGATCCGAAGCTGTTCGAGGCCGCGTACTGGTTCGCGCGTTCACGCCTGTCGCAGGGCATGTACGAGGAAGCTGTGAAGCTGCTCGAACGCGCTGCGGCAATGCGGCCCGAAGATTATCAGACTGCGGGATTCCTCGGGCAGGCGCTCACCGCACTCGGCAAGCACGAGGAGGCGGCGGCGTCATACCGCAGACAGGTAAAGCTCATTGACGTGCATCTCGAGCTCAACCCCGACGATCCGCGAGCCTGCATACTTGGTGCTGTCGCCAACGCGATAATCAAGGACAAGGAGCGTGCGGTGCAGTTCGCGAAGCAGGCGATGCAGGTCGATCCTGACGATCCGATGCTGCTCTACAATGTCGCCTGCACGTATGCGCAACTCGGGATGCCCGAGGAGTCACTCGACGCCCTCGAGCGCTCGGTGGAGAAGGGATGGGGCGATCCCAACTGGATCGAGCACGACAGCGATCTCGACTCTATCCGGGATGCGCCGAGGTACAAGGCGATCGTTCAGGCGATGTAG
- a CDS encoding multicopper oxidase domain-containing protein → MVRANDNCVPAGTLRNGTLTVNLAVRMARWYPEADDGPWADVAAFAEEGKAPEVPGPLIRIPVGTTIVATVRNALVDSTIWIHGMVTRPDPPDSTPVAPGASQTFRFAAGEPGTYLYSAVPGNINHDEHEREQLSAALVVDPAGGRTDDRIFVINIWGDEVDSTHYRNALAINGKSWPYTERISANVGDSLRWRVLNGSGRVHPMHLHGFYFRVDSRGTYLRDTLYRPEQRRLAVTEDMSPSSTMAMVFSPDRPGNWLFHCHLTFHVVDGARLDGTGGEHVHEADPMKHMAGLVLGITVNQPAGRIASRPAEGKIRKLRLFANERPRVGRTPLAMSYVLQRGLVPPAADSVEPPGAVIVLHRNEPTQITIFNRAHNGTSVHWHGIELESYSDGVAGWSGVTGNVAPVVAPKDSFVAKLTLPRAGTFIYHTHLNDVEQVTSGMYGAVLVLEPGELNANWFAGIST, encoded by the coding sequence GTGGTTCGCGCCAACGACAACTGTGTGCCCGCCGGTACTCTCAGGAACGGCACGCTTACCGTGAACCTCGCCGTCCGGATGGCGCGCTGGTATCCCGAAGCGGACGACGGGCCGTGGGCGGATGTCGCCGCGTTCGCCGAGGAAGGGAAGGCACCTGAAGTGCCGGGACCGCTCATTCGGATTCCGGTGGGTACCACAATCGTCGCGACCGTCCGGAATGCACTCGTGGATTCGACAATCTGGATTCACGGGATGGTGACTCGGCCCGATCCCCCGGACAGCACGCCCGTGGCACCTGGGGCAAGCCAAACATTCCGGTTCGCGGCTGGAGAGCCCGGCACGTATCTCTATAGCGCCGTTCCCGGAAATATCAATCACGATGAGCACGAGCGGGAGCAGCTCAGCGCCGCGCTCGTCGTGGATCCGGCTGGCGGACGCACCGACGACCGAATTTTCGTCATCAATATCTGGGGCGACGAAGTTGACTCGACCCATTACCGAAACGCCCTCGCAATCAACGGAAAGTCATGGCCATACACCGAGCGCATCTCGGCGAACGTTGGCGACAGTCTCCGCTGGCGCGTTCTCAACGGAAGCGGCAGGGTTCATCCGATGCATCTGCACGGATTCTATTTCCGTGTTGATTCACGAGGCACGTATCTCCGCGACACGCTGTATCGTCCCGAGCAGCGCCGTCTCGCGGTGACCGAAGACATGTCTCCCAGCTCGACTATGGCGATGGTGTTTAGTCCCGATCGTCCCGGCAACTGGCTCTTTCACTGCCATCTGACTTTTCACGTAGTCGACGGCGCGCGGCTGGATGGGACCGGAGGCGAGCATGTCCACGAAGCCGATCCGATGAAGCACATGGCCGGGCTCGTGCTCGGCATTACCGTGAACCAGCCGGCAGGACGAATAGCTTCGCGACCGGCAGAGGGCAAGATCCGAAAGCTCCGCCTCTTCGCGAACGAGCGGCCGCGTGTCGGCCGTACGCCCCTGGCCATGTCGTACGTGCTGCAACGCGGCTTGGTGCCACCCGCCGCCGATTCGGTCGAGCCACCCGGCGCGGTGATCGTTCTTCATCGCAACGAGCCCACGCAGATCACGATCTTCAACAGGGCGCACAACGGCACGTCGGTCCACTGGCACGGTATCGAGCTCGAGAGCTATTCCGATGGAGTGGCTGGATGGAGCGGTGTCACAGGGAATGTGGCGCCGGTGGTGGCGCCGAAGGATTCGTTCGTGGCGAAGCTCACATTGCCGCGCGCCGGAACGTTCATCTATCACACTCATCTCAACGACGTCGAGCAGGTCACGTCGGGGATGTATGGGGCAGTGCTGGTCCTCGAGCCAGGAGAGCTGAACGCGAACTGGTTTGCCGGTATTAGTACCTAA